Part of the Zingiber officinale cultivar Zhangliang chromosome 8A, Zo_v1.1, whole genome shotgun sequence genome, GCCCGCGCCGAGCGACACCCTTGCCGCACCGCCGACCCAGCCGCGGCGGAGCTCTTCTACGTCCCCTTCTTCGCCGGACTCCACGCCGCCACCAACTCCCGGCAGCAGAACCACACCCGCCGCGACGCCCTCGCCGTCGACCTCGCGGAGCACCTCGCCTCTCTCCCGGCCTTTGGCCGCAGCGGCGGCCGCGACCACTTCCTCGTCGTCGGCCGCACCTCCTGGGACTTCATGCGCGACCCGGACCTCCTTCCAGAGGTCGCCAACATGACCGTCCTCACGGTGGAGCGCCGCCCCGGGGAGGGCCGCAACCAGTTCGGCATCCCCTACCCGTCCTACTTCCACCCGCGGACGGCGGAGGACGTGGCGGACTGGCAGGCGGAGCTCCGCCGGTTCGCTCGGACCCGGAGCCACTTGTTCGCGTTTGTGGGCGGACTGCGGCCCGGTTCGGACAAGGCGGCGGTTCGGGCCAAGGTCATGGCCCAGTGCTGGAAGTCGAAGCGCTGCCTCCCGGTCGATTGCAACCCGACCCGACGCCGGTGCGAAGACCCTGACCGGGTCCTCGACGTCATGCGCCGGGCTGACTTCTGCCTGCAGCCGCCAGGCGAGTCGCTCACTCGGCGGTCCACCTTCGACGCGATGCTCGCCGGCTGCATCCCGGTGTTCTTCTCCGAGCACTCGGCGTACGCACAATACGAATGGTACATGCCGGCCCGACCGGAAGACTGGTCGGTTCAGTTGAAACCGACCCAATGGGACCACATCGAGGAAGAGCTGGCTCGGATTCCGAAAACCGTGGTGGAGAAGATGAGGGAAACGGTGATCGAGCTGATTCCTAATGTGACCTACGCCCACCCGGACTCGAGTGCGACCCAATTAGGGTTTCAGGATGTAGTAGATACGGCTCTAATTGAGCTCACCAAGCGGGTTCGATTAAACCGGGAAAGTCTGAAAATACTGTAAATAGACGATGTATCTTGCCTTCCGGTATTTCTAAACAATGTGTAGGTTTACTTGCACCTGCGAATTATACGTTTATCTTTTTCCTCCAAAGAAACCAAATTTCTTGTGACTTCAGCAAAAGGAA contains:
- the LOC122011849 gene encoding probable xyloglucan galactosyltransferase GT17, which translates into the protein MASKDKESKPSFSSFASSYKEMMKRPSFLLAFRFVVCVALCYLLWLRFLFYTFPPASTAVSFRTAKLSRPLAATCDPAIAPFYIHRLHPRFNSALVQHGLSCVTCCDVCPHVGHRGLGRPLLRLPADADLDPGLTSWYATHPHAAEVIFHARAERHPCRTADPAAAELFYVPFFAGLHAATNSRQQNHTRRDALAVDLAEHLASLPAFGRSGGRDHFLVVGRTSWDFMRDPDLLPEVANMTVLTVERRPGEGRNQFGIPYPSYFHPRTAEDVADWQAELRRFARTRSHLFAFVGGLRPGSDKAAVRAKVMAQCWKSKRCLPVDCNPTRRRCEDPDRVLDVMRRADFCLQPPGESLTRRSTFDAMLAGCIPVFFSEHSAYAQYEWYMPARPEDWSVQLKPTQWDHIEEELARIPKTVVEKMRETVIELIPNVTYAHPDSSATQLGFQDVVDTALIELTKRVRLNRESLKIL